AGACCCTGCTCCGCAGGCGGCTCAAGGCGCTGCAGTACCGGCACAGCATCCTCGGCGGATTCCTCACCGGAACAGGGCTCGCTCTCGACAGACCGGACGGACCCTAATACGCCGAAGTCAGTATGTCGCATGCTGGTGCGAATATCGTCGGGTGACGCGCATTGATTGACGCCATGTCAAACTTTGATCATCTGAACTGCTTGTTTGCTGTCGGATGTCTGTGCGACTGTGATCGGACTCGTGCCGGGTGAAGGTCCGACCCACCTTTTCTCCCGTGCGGGATTCCATGCCGGGCCGACCCGAAGTCCCCACAACTGACGAGTCGTAGGTATGCGCCAATCATGTACCTGCTTTCCGGTGGACGCGCAATTTTCCTGGTGCCGTCCTGCCGTTTGGAAGGAATGGGTTCTGTGCGATCCCCCCACCCCCCGCGTCCGTCCTGCCCTCCGCGTCCTGGCGCGGGCCCGTCCGACTCCGACATGAACCTCGCCGCGCGGCTGCGTGGAGGGGCGGAGGGTGAGAGCGCGTACGCTGTCGCGGTGCTGCTGGCGCGGCACTGGCAGGCGGCGTACGACTACGCGGTCATCTGCCTCGCGGCCGAGGCCGAGAGAGACCTTGCCGCCACGGTGGCCACGTCGGCCTTCTATCGCGTACTGGGGGTACTCGAACGCGGTGGGTCGAATCGGGCGTTGCGGCCCCAACTTCTCGTGTCGGTAGGGGAAACGGTCCGGGAGTGGTCTGCCGGGGACGGTGTATCGGCGCGCTTTCCGGAACTCCGCGAGCCCGTCGGTGCGCGTGGTCCACGTGGGGAGAAGGCGCGGGCATCTGAAAGGCGGCAACTGGCCGAGCGGTCGTTTGGCGCTCTGCCGAGAGCGGCCCAGTGCCTGCTGTGGCACACCGAGGTCGAGGCCGAGCCTCTGCGCGTACCGGCCAGGCTGGTGGGGGTGGACGCCGCCAGTGCTTCGGCGGCGCTGGAGCAGGCCCGCGACCAGTTCTGGGCGTCCTGTGTACAGGCCCATCGCGAACTTGCGCCGACCGATGAATGCCGCTCTTACAGCCGTCTCCTCGACGTCCTGATCCGCCGGGGCGGCGCCCTGTTGCCCGATGTCAGGCAGCATCTGTCGACGTGCCCTCACTGCCGTTGCACCGCGGACCAGCTCGGCCGTTCCAGAAGCGAACTCGGCACTGTCCTTGCCGAGGCGGTCCTGGGCCGGGGAGCCCGGCGTTATCTCTACTCCCGCCCGGGGCGCGGCGGCCGGGGCAGCTTCCTGCGCGACCAGGCGGTCCAGGACGGCGGGCGGACCGGTGGCGTTGGCCGTCATCGGGTCGGGGCCCGTCTGCCATGGCCCGGCGGGCGGTCCGCCGGGCCATGGCGACGGGGACGGGCCGTGGCCGTCGGAGTCGGCGTCATATCCTTCGCGCTGCTCGCGAGCGTGCTCGGCGCCCGCGGCTGGTCGGACGGGAACACGGTGCCGGCGGCCACGTGGGGCGAGGCGAGCGGCTACTCGGCCGGCCTGGCTCCCGCTTCGCCGGGCTCCGCCGGACCCGGGCCGGCCTTCCCGCCGCGGGCCGACGGATCGGCGCCGGCCGCTCCCGCCGGCCGTTCCCGGGTGGCGGAACGCGGCCGGCTGCGCCATGTCGCCACGGGTCTGTGCCTGGACGTCCGGGGAGAGAGGGTCGTGGCCGGCGCGGGGACCCGGCTGGCGGTGTGCTCGTCCGCCGGGGCCCAGCGGTGGTCGTACGAGTACGACGGGCTGCTGCGCAGCGTCGCCGACCCCAGCCTGTGCCTGGACTCCCGCGCCGACGACGGGAACGTCGCTCTCTCCGGCTGTGTCAGGGCCTACGCCGACGGGGTCCGCTACGACCTCACCGTCCGGGGCGAGCTGCTGCCCCACGGGGGCGGCGAGCTGGCCGTGGTGCCTGCCTCGCTCCGTGCCGGGGCGGACGTCGTGGTCAGGACGAGGTCCGGGGTGGCGGGGGAGATCTGGGTGTTCGCGTCGGACCAGTCCGTGTCCGGCGGCGCCAGGGCGGAGTGAGCGGCCGGGAAACGGCCGGGCGGCGGGCTGCGGGGGTTTGGGCGGAGGCCGCGTGCGGTCGGAGGATGATCCGCCTGACATCAGTCTGGATGTCTTCGAGTTTTTGAACAGATCCAGAATGAGACACGTACCTAGGGGTGTCACGGTTCCGGTGGAAGGACATACACGGTGTGCGTCTCCCCAGTCGTCGTCTGTTCCTCGGCGGTGCCCTCGGTCTTTCCCGGGCTGTCTGTCGCGCTGGCCGGTGCCGAGGGGCAGTGGCCGCTGTGGGGGCGGCCGGACCCCGACGGCGGGCGGGACGGGCGGGTGGTGCGGGTGGTCCCGCCCTACCGTGAGCTGGGGGAGCCGGGCGCGGTGGACGTCGTCGTCCTGCGGTGCGAGGATCCGGCGAGGGCGCTTGGGGAACTGACGGGCGCCATGGGAGCCGTGCGTGTTCCGGTGGTTGTGGTCAGTCCCCGGCGGGACACGCGGACCGTGGTGGAGGTGTTCCGGAGCGGAGCGGGCTATCTGGTCGCTGAGGACTACTGCGGCTGCATGCTGGTCGCGGCGGTCGTGGCGGCGGCGATCGGGCACAGCTATCTCTCGCCGGCCGCGTGCGCGGCCCTGGCGGAGGGGGAGCGGGGGGCGTCCGGGAAGGGGCTCGGGGACACGTCCCCTGCCAGGGCCGGGGCGGCGGCCGAGCGGATGCGCAGTCGGCTCTCGCCGCGGGAGCGGCAGATCATGGAGTTGCTGGCGACCGGTCTGGGCGCCCAGGAGATCGGCCTGCGGCTGCGGCTGAGCGAGAAGACGGTCCGCAACTACCTCAGCAACATCTACGGCAAGCTGGACGCCCGGGGGAGTACGGACGCGGTGCTGCGATGGCTGGGCGCGGCCCCGGCCCCGGCCGCTCGTACAGGAGAGAGCGTCCGGCGTAGGTGAACCACTCCGGCCGCTCTTTGTCCCGCCCGATGTGGACCTCGAACCGGGCTTTTCGCCCGGTCGTCCCGCTCTCGCTTGCCGCTCCTGCCTCCGTGCCGCCGCGCACCCGCGGCGGACGGCACCGGTCCAGGATCACCGGACGGCTGAGCGGCCGCTGCGTTCCCTGGGCTCCGGGGCGCACTCCCGTCGTACCGGCACGGGGTCTCGGGATGAGTGCGTGTGCGCGGCGTGTCCGCCTCGCCGCCGTCCTTTTCCGCGCGCGGGCGGCAGGCCGGATTCCCCGTCGATCCCCGTCGTCCGGTGCCCGGCATCGCGCGCAGTGGCCCGCCGCGCGCTGACCGGCGTGTGCGGACAGGACTCCGGCGTCGGCCCGGGAGGACGGGGTCTCGGCCCGGGCTCCTTCTCGTGTCGCCCCGGAGATCCTTCGCCGGGGCCTGACGTCGTTTGTCGCTGCTCCGGCTTTCTGTTCGGCGGCGGTCAAGGGCACGGGCGGACTCCGCTTCGTCGTCGAGCGGATGTTCGCATGCGCGGCAGTCGCCGGTCCGGCCGCCTCTGCGTCCGCAGGAAACGCCGCGGGGAACACCTCGGGAAATGCCGGTCAGAATCGCGTTGCGAGCCCTTCCGGGATGGTTGCGCAACCATGGAACTGCCCTCTTCGTGTCGTGGAGCCGGGCAATCCTCAATTCCAGCTCAAATCCGCCGGCGGGTTACAGGGAGGCCGAACAAGCGTTTGGCTTAAGGGTGGACATAATGGCTTAAATCGCCAGGTTGAACTTCAAAGGATACTCACCGGTAGGGATATTTGACCCTACCGGAAGCGAAAATTCGAGTCGTAAAGTAATCGTAAAGCGGCCTGGTCGTTGCGATAGGCGGCGGGGCAGCTGCAGGCGGATTGTCTGGTGACGCTTCGTCAAATGACCGGAGCAGCGGCAGAGGGATTCTGTGGACGGGAGGTGGTGGCTGTGGCGCAGGCCGAGGGAGTCCGCGCTGGCGGTTCGACGGTGTGCGTGAGCACGGGTGAGTGTTCCGCGTGGGCCTGCCCCCTGTACGGGTTCCCGGCCGCCCGGCCGGCGTGCCGCCGCATCGGCCGGCCGGGATGCCTGTCCCCGCCCGCGGACCCAAAGTTCCGCGGATGCGTCCGGTCCGGGCAGCTCACGGGCCATGACGTCGCCCCGGCCTCGCCGCCGCTCGCACGCCTGCTTGCAACGTTCACCCTCACCGGGACCGGTCGGCGGGGGGTGGTCGGCGCCGGGCCTCCTGGCCGCCAACGCCGCCGGCGCTGTGGGGTGGAAGGGGCGGCAGGTCCGCCTTCCGGGGGCGGCGAGCCGCGGCGCCGGGCATCACACTGCGCAACGGATCGTGGAGCGGGCGGGAGGTGCGTCCCCCTCTCCGCCGGATCGGAAGACCGTGGAGCCGGGGCCGGTTGTCGACGCGCGCAACAGCGTTTCCCGGCCGCCGCCTGAAACGGATGCCCCGCCCGGAACCAGCGTTCATCGATTCCGTGCGCCTTGACGCGCCACGGAACACGAAAACCCTCATGTATTCACTCGGAAAGGTAGAACATGTCTGCAGCACGCCGCCACAAAAAGCGCGGAATTCTGACCGGGACCGCGGGCGCGGCCCTCGCCACAGCTCTGGGTATCACCGCAATCGCCGTCCTGAACAACTCCGCATCTGCGGCAATCGTCCGCAGTACGGTGGTGGACCCGGCGGACACGAAGGAAGTCAACTTCCGCGTCGACGAGTGCAATGGGCTGATAAGGGACAAGCAGAATGGGGCAAATGTTGTTTCGAACTGCAAGTGGACCGACATCAAGGTCACCACGGTGGACGGCAAGAGCGTGATCGTCGGCGACAACGACAACGCGCAGAAGTTCGTGAACTGCGGAACGGGAACCCTGCGCGAGACCGTGTCGTGGTCCCGCGGCAGCCAGACCGCCGTCACGATCGCGGCCAGCGTCGCCTTCAAGGGCGAGGTCAGCTTCCTCATCGCCGCCTTCGAAGCGTCCGGCACCATCACGGGCAGTACCGCCTGGACGTTCGAGCGGACCTACACCAACAACACCACGGTCGAGGTGCCGCCCGGCGAAACCGGCTGGATCACCCACGCCGAAAAGCGGATCAAGGGCACCGGCACCCTCGACCTGCAGCTGAGGGCCAACACACCGGGCGACTTCCTCCAATTCCTCATCAAGGACGTCGAGATCGACTCACCGGCGAAGGAAGCGGGCGGGTCCATCGTCACCCACACCCGCAAGCACACCGCCGCCGACAAGGAGATCTGCGCCAACAACGCCGAACCCGCGG
The DNA window shown above is from Streptomyces sp. NBC_01451 and carries:
- a CDS encoding RICIN domain-containing protein, which gives rise to MNLAARLRGGAEGESAYAVAVLLARHWQAAYDYAVICLAAEAERDLAATVATSAFYRVLGVLERGGSNRALRPQLLVSVGETVREWSAGDGVSARFPELREPVGARGPRGEKARASERRQLAERSFGALPRAAQCLLWHTEVEAEPLRVPARLVGVDAASASAALEQARDQFWASCVQAHRELAPTDECRSYSRLLDVLIRRGGALLPDVRQHLSTCPHCRCTADQLGRSRSELGTVLAEAVLGRGARRYLYSRPGRGGRGSFLRDQAVQDGGRTGGVGRHRVGARLPWPGGRSAGPWRRGRAVAVGVGVISFALLASVLGARGWSDGNTVPAATWGEASGYSAGLAPASPGSAGPGPAFPPRADGSAPAAPAGRSRVAERGRLRHVATGLCLDVRGERVVAGAGTRLAVCSSAGAQRWSYEYDGLLRSVADPSLCLDSRADDGNVALSGCVRAYADGVRYDLTVRGELLPHGGGELAVVPASLRAGADVVVRTRSGVAGEIWVFASDQSVSGGARAE
- a CDS encoding helix-turn-helix transcriptional regulator — its product is MCVSPVVVCSSAVPSVFPGLSVALAGAEGQWPLWGRPDPDGGRDGRVVRVVPPYRELGEPGAVDVVVLRCEDPARALGELTGAMGAVRVPVVVVSPRRDTRTVVEVFRSGAGYLVAEDYCGCMLVAAVVAAAIGHSYLSPAACAALAEGERGASGKGLGDTSPARAGAAAERMRSRLSPRERQIMELLATGLGAQEIGLRLRLSEKTVRNYLSNIYGKLDARGSTDAVLRWLGAAPAPAARTGESVRRR